GTTTTGAAAAATTGAACGAGTCAGATTATTGACAATCATTTGAAGTCTAAAAAATCCCTCAGATAGCTTAGGGACTGTAAAGACTTTTAGCCAAGGTTTAATTAAGTTAAACAACAAAAATGGTTGAAGTATCAAACGGAGGTTATTAAGAATATTATTCCAACCATTTCCTTTATCCCACCAAGGATGTGATGAAAAATTAGATTCAGATTGTGGTGGTAATTTAAGCAGTTGCTCGGAATGAAGACTGACCAACAGATAAGCACTACAAACCATTTCCCACCACTTCTCAATTTGTGGATAATGAGTTAAACGAAAATCTGCCCAACCTAATTCATTCTTACTTTCTTTTAAACCATATTCTACCCAAGTTCTTAAACCATAAAAATTTCCAACATCTCTTGGTTTATTTGCTGGATATTTACTCATGACGTACCAAGTAGTGTTTTTTGGAAGAACTTCAATATCAGTGGTGATTTGCCAATATCTCACTTCTCGATTCCCACCACAAACAGCTTCCATTCCAGATCGCTTAATCCTTCAAATCGTCCAGCCATACCTCAATAAAACTTACCGTTATCAACAGCAGATTATCATATTGCTGGTATTAGTGGGATAGATTCATGTCTTGTAAAGTAGGTAATTCATACATTGTTAAAGTAGGAGATACGCTTTTTATCATTGCCCAAAACCACTTGGGTGATGGTAACCGTTGGCATGAAATTCGTAAGCCAGATGGTAGTCCATTCACACATGCTGACGCTAGTAATCTGCAAGTAGGTCAGGAAATTTGCCTTCCTTCTTGACCCACCATCCTTCGATGCCAAATATAGAGGTTATTGATGTAGTACTTGGATACTATCGTTGAAAGTAATATTTCAGCGAACCCTTGTACTACAATAACGTGCTTCAAAAGCTCTAGCTCACGATATTCTTAACCCACATTCCGCACTTCAAGCTGTAATATATTTATATTTCAAATAATATTACTAATAGAAGGAGATTGTTTAAGTATTAATACAGAGAATACATTGGTAAGCGTGCGATCGCTACATAACCAACTTTTCGTGTTTAATTTTGTAGTATATAATGTAGTATAAAGCGTAAATATTTAGCGATTATCTGCCGAGAAATACTTAGACTCACGCGTTTAATTAGCTTTGGAAGTCTCATTAAAATGTATAACCAAATAGTAAGGATTCAGGTCTAAGGTTGTGGAATTAAAGAAGGAGCAAGTTGAGAGGGATGAAGTTGAGCTTGGAGAGCTTGCTCAAAAAAATCAATGACAGACCGACCTTGACGACGACAAGTTTGCACAACGGTCAATAAATTAGCAGTATCTTGGAAACGTTCCATAGACCGAGAGCCGCCACTAACTTTACGCTTAGTAACAGCCAAGCGCAGAGAACGTTCTGCCATAGCTTGCGTCCACTCTTGCTTCTAGCCATAAAAACAATCTCCTACAGATGGAATCATACTCACCCATAGGAGAAATTGTATAACTTTATTATGTATTGTACAACTTTATTATTTATTGTGCAACTTTATTATACCTCCACACATGTGCTACTACCTCTATCAATAGCCTATTCCACAGTTACAGACTTGGCCAAATTTCTTGGCTGGTCAACGTCTAAACCGCGACGGGCGGCGATGTGATAAGCCAACAATTGCAAAGGCACCACCGCAAGAATGGGGGAAAGCAATTCTTCCACATGGGAAACGGGAAGCAAATCATTAAAGATTTCCGCCGCTTCGCCATCGCTGACGGGAGTCACGCCAATTAATCGGGAATCTCTGGCTTTTGCTTCTTGGGCATTGGAAATCACCTTTTCATACACACTACCAGGAACAGCGATCGCTACTACTGGCACTTTGGCATCTAATAAAGCGATGGGGCCGTGTTTCATTTCACCAGCCGGATACCCTTCGGCGTGAATGTAGCTGATTTCTTTTAATTTCAAAGCCCCTTCTAAAGCAATGGGGAAATTAATTCCTCTACCCAAAAAGATGAAATCTTGGGTTTCGGCAAATTCATGTGCTAACTGTTCAGTTAATCTTTCTTGACTTTCTAAAGTTGCTTCAATTTCTTTCGGAATCTGCCGCAAACCGTTAATAATTTCTGCTATTTTATCTGGTGCAACTGTTTGACGACGATCAGCCAAATCTAATGCCAATGCATAAAATGCCATTAATTGAGCAATAAAAGTTTTCGTCGCCGCCACCCCAATTTCAATTCCTGCCAAAGTACTGATGATATGTGGTACCGTATGACCGAGGCTACTTTCTGGACGATTGGTAATCCCTAATAATCGCGCTTGATATTTAGGTTCTTTGCCCTGACGACGTTCTTTTTCCATGGCCAAAGCTGCTAAAGTATCAGCAGTTTCACCTGATTGGGTAACGCCAATAATCAAGGTATTAGCTGTAATGGGTGGTGGTGCGTAGCGATACTCAGAAGCATAATGTACTTGAGTTGAAATTCCTGCTAGTTGTTCAATTAAATATTTTCCGATTAATGCTGCGTGCCAACTGGTACCACAGGCGAGGATATGAATTTGTTCTAAATCAGTGTAAAGTTCTGTAGGTAAGCCGAGATTAATTGGTGATTCCCCTGTATTGACATCACTACGAAAGTATGCTTCTAAATTTGCTCTGACTACCCCAGGTTGTTCGTGAATTTCTTTAAGCATGAAGTGCTTGAAACCCTGCTTTTCCACCATCGTGGGACTGAAATTGAGCAGGCGTGGTTGTTTTTTCAACCTGTCGCCAGCAAAGTTGTAAATTTCAACTCCTAATGGTGTCAAACGGGCAATTTCGCCATTTTCCAGAGGTAGCACCGCACGAGTATGAGCAACGATCGCGGGTGTATCAGAAGCACAGAAAAACTCACCTTGACCAAACCCGATCACCAAAGGCGCTTGTTGACGCACAACAATTAACTCATCAGGATAATCAGCAGAAATAACTGCGATCGCAAATGCGCCTTCTAGGTGGTTAACGGCTTGACGAACTGCTTCTAGGAAGGGAGATGAGGAGGAAGAGTTCTTTAAAAATTCGGCGATGAGGTGGGGAATAACTTCTGTATCTGTATCAGAAACAAACAGATGTCCTTTTTGTTTTAAATCTTCGCGTAAATCGCGGTAATTCTCGACAATGCCATTTTGTACCACCGCTATTCGCTTCGCTGTATCCATGTGGGGATGGGCATTGTACTCCTCTGGCTTACCATGAGTCGCCCAGCGAGTGTGACCAATCCCAATTTGCGCGGGAATTTCGATTTGTTCGAGTTTAGAACGCAGGTTATGTAGTTTACCCTTCGCCCGCACACAATGAGTTTCACCTTCCCAAACAGTAGCGATTCCAGCAGAATCGTACCCCCGATATTCTAATTTTTCTAACCCAGCCAACAAAATTTCTGTTGCAGCTTGAGTGCCTATATACCCAACAATTCCACACATTGCTCACACCACTCCGGTTTGAGGATTATAAAGTCCAGTATA
Above is a window of Nostoc sp. UHCC 0702 DNA encoding:
- a CDS encoding LysM peptidoglycan-binding domain-containing protein, which codes for MSCKVGNSYIVKVGDTLFIIAQNHLGDGNRWHEIRKPDGSPFTHADASNLQVGQEICLPS
- the glmS gene encoding glutamine--fructose-6-phosphate transaminase (isomerizing), which codes for MCGIVGYIGTQAATEILLAGLEKLEYRGYDSAGIATVWEGETHCVRAKGKLHNLRSKLEQIEIPAQIGIGHTRWATHGKPEEYNAHPHMDTAKRIAVVQNGIVENYRDLREDLKQKGHLFVSDTDTEVIPHLIAEFLKNSSSSSPFLEAVRQAVNHLEGAFAIAVISADYPDELIVVRQQAPLVIGFGQGEFFCASDTPAIVAHTRAVLPLENGEIARLTPLGVEIYNFAGDRLKKQPRLLNFSPTMVEKQGFKHFMLKEIHEQPGVVRANLEAYFRSDVNTGESPINLGLPTELYTDLEQIHILACGTSWHAALIGKYLIEQLAGISTQVHYASEYRYAPPPITANTLIIGVTQSGETADTLAALAMEKERRQGKEPKYQARLLGITNRPESSLGHTVPHIISTLAGIEIGVAATKTFIAQLMAFYALALDLADRRQTVAPDKIAEIINGLRQIPKEIEATLESQERLTEQLAHEFAETQDFIFLGRGINFPIALEGALKLKEISYIHAEGYPAGEMKHGPIALLDAKVPVVAIAVPGSVYEKVISNAQEAKARDSRLIGVTPVSDGEAAEIFNDLLPVSHVEELLSPILAVVPLQLLAYHIAARRGLDVDQPRNLAKSVTVE